From Triplophysa dalaica isolate WHDGS20190420 chromosome 24, ASM1584641v1, whole genome shotgun sequence:
TAGAAGAACTGTTATTTTTAGCACCTTCAGTTGTCCTTTCCTATAAAGTTTGCAGAAATGTTCTCCAGCCATTTCATCATTCAGCTTCATGAGATGCTTTTTTATCATTGTCCATGTTGTTCCCATCAGACAGTTTCCATCTATTCTGAGCTCTTAACGGAAAGTGGATTACTTGTGtgtttcttatatatatatatttattaaataaaatgtttgttttcaataaaaaaatatctttgcacagatctatttttctttacaaCACAAATTGTATTCTACAAAGCATACGCCTTCAAATCCAAAGGTTTGTAAGGTCAATAGAAACATTTCACTCTAGTGACCCTGAATTTTTGAACACTACCTATATATTTTGGTATAGCAGATATGGCTGTAGTGTGTCTTAAATAATTTGTCCAAATTGGTTTGCAATGCATTATGACGAATGCAATGTCGTTCCTTGGGCATGGTGTGTGAATAACTGAATAATTATAACCTTGTAGACAACTTGTGTGCCTTTGTGTGATAGCGCCATCTGCTGATCGGCACAGAATAGACAGCATTTACCGGTGTAGTCTGAACAAAGGCAATTAATCAGATTGTGtatgaatgaaagaatgaacaaAAGCGTTGGTGATGTACAGTCGGGATCACGTttataaacacatgttttttttgtaaacaaaatatttgtgttaaatacCATGTTTTGGAGTTAAAGTAGATAGGTGAGGTTTATAGTTCTTCATGTAATAGGCTGGTCCGTCACAAACACGCCCAATATTACTGTTACAGGTACACAAGGATAAATCATCACGATTAATCTACGCAATACACGTATTATACACGATAACATCATCGATATTAAACCATACATTCTCGAACAACGTAATTCATACGATTTGCCTTACTTTGTATACACTAACTTAGCCTTTATATTGTGCACCGCTTTAAACTTTACCCACACTCGGAACAATTTCGAGTGTATACGGGATCATTGAGGACATTTTCCAGTCTCGATCCCTCCGCCACCGCCGCGTCTCTTATCAGCCCCGTGTCATCGCAATCTACAGTATCAAGAGATGCTATAAGAGGTCGGTCTACGTCATCAAGGCTGCCTCCGCGTGCCACAGCAGCTGAAAAAGCGACCAGCCATTCATGCTCGCGCGAGCGTCTCCGTCAGGTTACTATGCTACCGTCCCGCAGTGTCTCGCGCCGATGCTACCTGAGTGCGTCCTTTCTTTCCGAAAAGCAACCTTTCGAGGCCGCGAACGAGTCAACTCGGATTATGCTGAAGTTTGAAAGTAATGCCCGAGGATGCTAAGTCGGCTGGCAAACCTTCGGTGTACGAAGAAGTCCGGGTCCTCTGCGCGTTCATTCATCAGCTGTTTCCCTGCTGCTTTGTCTTAAAGAGAAGCGGGTACGTGCATGCGCTTCGTTGTGTGACTGTCAGAGCGAGTGGTTTTGCTCGGAAAACAAAGTTGAAGATGTATAACATTACATTCATAATAACACTAGACGCCGTCTGATTCTTAAAATAGAGAGAAATATTTATAGATGCTATTTAGGGAGCCGTTTCTTTATCAGATATTCTGTCGTCTGGGAATGATGTGCACACGCGTGTGGATGCAGTGAAGCTGCAGGAGCGCATTGTCTCTGTTTAACATTAGAGGAGCAGTGTCACTGTACTGAATTATTAATGCCACTTTCTCTGTAAGTAACAGAATGCAGTGTGCGCCCGTGGTTATCTTAAGTAGAAGTGATATTTAAAGTTGTGTCATCTTTGCGGAAGCATGATCCTTTATTGGCACTCAATATGATGACATTGTCCCCTTTGGACATGCCATCATTCATTGCGAGCTACTTGTTTGGCACACTAGCTGCTGATGCAACAGAGATGGCAGAAACTGTCTTGACCTTCTAATTATGTAAGATCATGGGTATTAATccctgtttttttcttctgtcgATGCATTGAAACGTCTCCTCAGCACCTGACACAATTAAATGGATCCATCCCGTGTGCTGAATGAAATTCTGTAAGCTGCAAAGCACACTGTTGACATGATACTTAAGGGTGCAGCTGAAGTTCAGGTTTCACCATCATATTAATGGATGTGGCAGCTAAAATATCAGTCGCATTACAAGGCAGAGGAAGTATTGGTAGATAATTGTTTTGCCAGGGGTACTAGAGATGTTTTTGATTGGTTGGTAGAGACGGTTTTTGAGTTCAATATCCGAATTGCAACACCGGttaaatttgtatttcttttttatgacCTGATCACAATAAAACCAGattaaaaagcattatttttaataacaacatcaacaataacaatattgAATTCGTTATAATAGTAACCataacaacaaaacaatatgtattacatttatgccaaattataatatataaatattaataagcattgtatataatataacatttttgatATGTAAACATAAAGCACTTGATTTAGGAGAAAATGAAGTAATAAAGATCatgattttaacaaataaatggtTTTGCAGCAAACACAATGTAACTTACAGCCAAATAGATGCAGGACAACTTATTGAATTGGAAGGCTCTGTTTGGTTTAGTGTTGTGGGCGCTAGTTATGCTTGGGTTGGTTAAAAGGGTCACATAGCTCCCGGCCGGTGCAATCACAATAGAGAAAATAAACCGAGGGGTTCAGATTTGGCAGCACTTTCACTTATATAAAACGAACCCTATTTCCAGCctattcatcatttattcaatgaGAAAATTCTGCCCCCTGCATGCTTGAGCGAACTCTTTTTCCTTGATTTATTTATCGCAGGCAAAAAAGAATATCAGCTATATGGGGAATAACATAAAgggacatgtttttatgtgtgttttcagCCTCTGTCTGCGCTCAACTCCAGTCTCCTTGATTCAAGGGCATCTGTTTTATAATGATCCTGCTTCGGCCCCTCAGGGGAACGAGTATTATTACGAGAAAATATTAACAGCACCTGGTCTGTGCTCAGGCAGTCTGGAGGTTCATTTTATATTGGGAAATTAAAGTGTGGTGTATGGGTTATGATGGATTTGTGTTTTTGGCTCAAGAAATTATGCCCTAATTAGAATAAGGGAACACCcgggctagttgtcacactttTTACCTCTGTGATTATTTGTcgaggtttttatttaaaaactgtttgtgTATAGGCTTGTACCTTGTATTGGGGGCCAAAAAGACATGTTGAAAATTtccatttaatcatttataaaaatgtcattgacttaatggggtaagttgtcacactaTAACAGATTCTTTCCCTGATAATGTTGTTCAGTGATTTTTTGGTGGTTTTCTTTTTAGCTATTGCAAATGGTTTAGTTAGACAAAGAGTAGAGTAGAGGATAGActttatgaaaaaatgtaaatttatggTTTTGAAACCAGCAtgcaaacattgtttttaatttgtattttgaagagttgcattttttttaattaaaattgtatgtTTAGTGAGATATCCCTTTTGTGACACAAAGCTATTTCCCAAAATCAAactacaacacatttttaattattaatgttgCTCTGCGCCCGAAAGGACAACTTTCAAATTAAAACCCCAGTTACTTTGTTATGAGCAAACCCCATGAGatggataaaataaacaacaagcGAGAACAAATCATCCATGAATGCACAAATCAATACAGCAGTCTGTTTGCCTCCCCCAGGCATGTTATGCTGTAGTGAAAGCCAACCTGCCCGGCCGTTCTTTTGTTTCGTGCAGTAGGTTTCCGGTAATCAGTAAAAAAATTACGCTTCGCTGTCACTGCATTTCCTGCTTTTAGCGATGAAAGCGCATATCTTTTAGAACCAGGAGTTCATCCAAGTTTATAGTTGAGCTCCTCACGTTGCAGAGATGCACACAGGCCACCCCTGCCTCGCCAGACGATTGCTCACGTGTGTATCTGACTGCGTGTCTGCTCTTCCTTGCAGCGGCCAGCCGCCGGGAGCTCAGCTGGAAGGCGAATTAGCGACAATGAGCCTTCACGGAGCCAGCGGAGGACCCCCGGAACACCACAGGGAGAGACGGCGGTCCGGAGATCGGTCCAGGGACTCTTCACATGAGAGGGGTGAAGGACAGCTCACCCCGTGTATCAGAAATGTGACTTCACCCATACGCCAGCATCTTAGCAGTGAGTTTTGAATTATTCAATTACTGGTATAAttctgttacatttttatttaacattcaaatttataaaaaaatcaattaactAACTCTGTTGATTCCACAGATCGTGAACGGGATTCTGGCTGCTCATCGCGCTCCACTAGTCCCAGACCTCACAAAGTGTGCACCTCCAGTCTGCTATACAGCGACTCGCACAGTAAAGCCCACAGCTCGTCTGACATGATCTACGTCTACGAAAACACCAAGGAGGGCACTCGCAGTTTGAGGACTGCCGAAAGAGTAACTTTAATCGTGGATAACACGCGTTTTGTCGTCGACCCGTCCATCTTCACTGCCCAACCCAACACCATGCTTGGCAGGTTCGATCTTAATCTGCCAACTCCTGCATTTAATTTGTTGTAATGTGTCGATTTGACATTGTCAGTCGTAACTTGCGGGGCTTGTTTTTAAGGATGTTTGGCTCTGGAAGGGAATACAACTTCACGCGGCCTAATGAAAAGGGCGAGTATGAGGTTGCAGAGGGAATCAGCTCCACTGTGTTCAGAGCCGTTTTGGTGAGTGCACTATGCTTTAAAAGGTTTATTGGGGTTTTAAATATCTCTTTGGCCTAGTTTACCGCATATTGATTAAGTGCCGGATTAGACTTCAGGATCAAAATTCACATGACTACAGCACAAAGCCGATGGGTTTGTTAAACCACTAGTCAATACATCGTTTTTCCCGATGTCTTTATTCTTTGTTGtcgtgattttattttttcataaatcgttattattagtcactttatatgttggtcaatgtgttttgcaaaaattaaatcattttaaaacatgaaaggtGCTGGTCAATTTTGTCAATCAATTCAAAATTACAACAAATTTAGAAatccgaggtttcagaaggacagcaacaataaagaaaaaaatgaaggcATGTGTTGTCTACACAACATGTAGTCAGGGTTGATTCTTATGTTATTATGCATGGTTTACAATAGCTAAAATCTTTCACTGCGTAGAACTTGtgttttgggatatttttgCAGATGGATTTATTAACAGCAATACTGTTAATAAAGTTTATGTTTTGAAAGTGTGATGTGAACTCAgaattttttatcttaaatacaaaatgttgtaGTTGtctaattataataattaattataatgaaCAAGCACATTAATTATGTAAGCTATACAATTGTAAAGACACTGTTTTAAGTTAAGATACTGTAAACATTAAAGATGTCATCTTTAGTTATTGCCgtcatgttttatatattatggGTAGCGTTGTTTTCCAGAAGTGAAATACTGACCCAAATAACCATGTAGTTTATGCCACACATTTACTCAAGAGGAAATTACTAAAGCAGAACATTGCCACCTTTAACTCTTCATTGTAAACTAAAGAAAACCAAGAGCCTGTTCACAAATCCCCTATTTTCGCATTCTTACCTTTACATTGAAATTCAAGACAGTAATGAGCTCCTAAAATTGttattctgtttaaataaatgaaaaaatattctaaGAAAGAACTTTAAGCTTcaagtttttacttttatttagaCGTTGATGTGATGATGTAAATCTCTACAGTATTGAAAGGGTTAAGCTTTTGTCACTCAAGGCTCAGCGTGGTGGACAAAATCAGGACGACACACATTAGAGTGCACTACAAAAACAGCCATTTccacctttttttgttttgtgagagGAAAGCGATTTCTCTGGTGTGTTGTTGCCGTGCGTATATCTGAGGCCGTTCCACATTTGATTAGCTTTGAATGGGTCGGTGAATCTGAAGGGAAGCAACAGcagggagtgtgtgtgtgtgtctggcaTCGAAGCCATTTGCTTCTCTATGGAATAAGTGCTGTTTCAGTAATGGCTGCCTGTTTGTTTTTCCTCTGCATCTCTCCCTTTTAAACGGCAGGATTACTACAAATCAGGGATAATCCGCTGCCCCGATGGGATATCCATACCGGAGCTGAGAGAAGCATGTGACTACCTTTGCATCGCTTTCGACTATAGCACCGTCAAGTGCAGAGACCTCAGTAAGtattcattaacatgacaaTCTAGCTAAATGGATAAGTCTTTTAGCTGAAAATGCACTGATCGCCACGGCAACTGGGAAACTGGAGGACATTTCCAGTGTTTCCGATGTGTGAGGACAGTAGATGCGAGTGTGCAAAAGTAGGTCAGTGGCGTATCTGGGCAGAAGTGGGTCACCGGACGCTCTTTAGATCAGAgctgctttttaaaaaaacttcatgCGCGCTTTGCATTATATCATTGTGTTGCTGGATCAGGTTACGAATGAATCATAACTGAGTCGTGTTGACTGCAGGTGCACTGATGCACGAGCTGTCTAATGATGGCGCCCGGCAGCAGTTCGAGTTCTATCTGGAGGAGATGGTCATGCCTCTGATGGTGGCCAGCGCTCAGAGCGGCGAGAGGGAGTGTCACGTGGTGGTTCTGACGGACGACGACGTGGTCGACTGGGATGAAGAGTATCCGCCGCAGATGGGAGAGGAATACGCACAGAGTCAGTTCACTTCTAGCACCCACACCTCAATTACAACCCATTAACTATGTGTCAGTCACAGTCCCGCTGCATTGTGGGTAATTCTCAGCGGGCTATGAGAATCGATCGGTTGGTGTATTTAGCCTTGCTCACTTAAAGTGTGCATCACTATTATTGCTTATAATTGGGGGTTCTGATAAATCACTCGTCCTGAAATCTAAGGGATAGAATTTAGACTGACATTATAGAGGGGGATCAGAGAGGACGTTTGTCAGTAATGTGTTGTAATGGGGTTTTGCACTTAAGGTGCTTCGCTTAATCGCTTTCTGTCTTTTTGTAATGCAGTTATATACAGCACAAAACTATACCGGTTCTTCAAATACATTGAAAACCGAGACGTTGCCAAGTCGGTTCTGAAGGAGAGAGGTCTGAAGAAAATCAGATTAGGCATCGAAGGTAAGAGATGGAATAACAGGATGTGGATGAAATGGGTTCGATTCAGTTTCTGCTTTCCGATTCACATTTACACTCGCAAGTTGCTCTGTAGGTGTTGACTGCTATTTATGTCACCAATTGGTCTGCACTTCTATTTGTTATATGCGTACAGTGACCCTTAACTCGTACAAATGTAAAGTTTCAATTGCATTGAAATATCAAACCCAATTAACTATTTTTGAACTATTGAACTATTTTAAGATTGTAAGAGAATATTTCCTGATAATTTTTTACTGATACAATTTCGTTTCTCGTCTGTTAAAATTGTTAAATGCTGTGAAATTGATACAttcatgttttatatgaaaGTACATATGTACttctgattttttttgccataattATTAGTCACCTTTATATTGTCACCTGGTGTGCAAATGtctaaccaataaaagtattaaagtgcttgtcaattttgacgtaacagtatttaatcatttaaaaagtatagtgtttgtttcatttcctgaaaaacagtgatttAAACATCGGAGGATAGCAACCATATGGTTATTAAATGAATTTTTACCATGTTCACATTTCCACTCAGGATATCCCACCtacaaagaaaaaattaagaaacgACCCGGCGGACGTCCAGAGGTCATATACAACTACGTCCAGAGGCCCTTCATCCGCATGTCCTGGGAGAAAGAGGAAGGCAAAAGCCGACACGTTGACTTTCAGTGCGTGAAGAGCAAGTCCATCACCAACCTTGCGGCATGCGCTGCCGACATTCCCCAGGACCAGCTGGTGGTCATGCACCCCGGGCCTCAGGTGGACGAACTGGACATTCTACCCAACCCCCAGCCCAGCCACCAGTACGACCCGGAATCGGATGCCTCGTCGCCGGCCATCTGACCCCGCCCCCTCAGTACACCACTTGCCACTCCAGCACTGCAGAGGCAGGTCAGCCACGTTTCGGTGCCAAGACCGCATTGCCTTTCTTTAAGTCCTCTCCCGCCTTACGAGTCTCAAAGACTGATCGCTACATCAGCACAAATGTGAAACGCCCTTTGTACACTATTAGCTTTCTTCTACCCTGTAGAATGCAAGCAAAGgagttttttatttgattagaCAGCTTAGGTGAATCTAAGAAACTCTGTCGGTAATCACTCCTTTGAGCAGTGTCtgaagagtttgtgtgtgtggggtgcTGTAAGGCTAACGCTTTTAAACTTGGCAATAAAAATGAGCACAATCCACTCGCCTTGTTTGCACTGCAAGGACAGAACGTGATGCCTAGAACGGCCCCGTTAgaagaaacaatgcagatgttGCAAATGTTCTGGAGCCTTCTAGTTGCGTTGTGCGTTCCACCCGAGGGCGGCGTAACGGAGCACCTGTGTAGCACCACTGTGATGCATGGAGGGTGAATGAGTTCAACTACTGAAGTGatgtcacatatttttattgtacatttcattttaatgttttttgtagcCACAGTCGGGTGCTGCAAGAGACGAAGAGATAATCCTCTTGTGTATCGCTTTAgaaattttcttttaataaacatgtttaaatcagTATGTGTAGTTCATTTACTTAAATTAGATACATATGGCatataaattgcattttattttgcataggtattttacaaaaaatatatgattatttaatatcaatca
This genomic window contains:
- the btbd10a gene encoding BTB/POZ domain-containing protein 10a, which gives rise to MAARPISYDSQSSDSENWDQRTTCRPRRMCRHPSGQPPGAQLEGELATMSLHGASGGPPEHHRERRRSGDRSRDSSHERGEGQLTPCIRNVTSPIRQHLSNRERDSGCSSRSTSPRPHKVCTSSLLYSDSHSKAHSSSDMIYVYENTKEGTRSLRTAERVTLIVDNTRFVVDPSIFTAQPNTMLGRMFGSGREYNFTRPNEKGEYEVAEGISSTVFRAVLDYYKSGIIRCPDGISIPELREACDYLCIAFDYSTVKCRDLSALMHELSNDGARQQFEFYLEEMVMPLMVASAQSGERECHVVVLTDDDVVDWDEEYPPQMGEEYAQIIYSTKLYRFFKYIENRDVAKSVLKERGLKKIRLGIEGYPTYKEKIKKRPGGRPEVIYNYVQRPFIRMSWEKEEGKSRHVDFQCVKSKSITNLAACAADIPQDQLVVMHPGPQVDELDILPNPQPSHQYDPESDASSPAI